Proteins encoded by one window of Cystobacter ferrugineus:
- a CDS encoding response regulator — MDRTRVFIVEDQPTLLRNLLKVLGTFPELELVGSAQQGEVAVEEVVRTRPELVLLDLELPDVHGIEVTRRLKRRAPEVEVLILTSFEDEQKVYEAIQAGASGYLVKRVGPEKIRSGIREVMEGGTVLEPLIAKRFWNYFHSLQARPPEPERAPNPWGLTPAEFEVLRYVAKGLSNAEVGRVMTLERRTVRTHLSHIYRKMGVHSHVEAVVLALRAGLVEL; from the coding sequence ATGGACCGCACCCGCGTCTTCATCGTCGAGGATCAACCGACCCTGCTGCGCAACCTCCTCAAGGTGCTCGGCACCTTCCCCGAGCTGGAGCTGGTGGGCAGTGCCCAGCAGGGCGAGGTGGCGGTGGAGGAGGTGGTCCGCACGCGTCCGGAGCTGGTGTTGTTGGACCTGGAGCTGCCGGACGTGCATGGCATCGAGGTCACCCGGCGGCTCAAGCGCCGCGCGCCCGAGGTGGAGGTGCTCATCCTCACCTCCTTCGAGGACGAGCAGAAGGTGTACGAGGCCATCCAGGCGGGCGCCTCGGGCTATCTCGTCAAGCGGGTGGGGCCGGAGAAGATCCGCTCGGGCATCCGCGAGGTGATGGAGGGGGGCACGGTGCTCGAGCCCCTCATCGCCAAACGCTTCTGGAACTACTTCCACTCGCTCCAGGCCCGGCCCCCCGAGCCCGAGCGGGCGCCCAACCCCTGGGGGCTGACGCCCGCGGAGTTCGAGGTGCTGCGCTACGTGGCCAAGGGCCTGTCCAACGCCGAGGTGGGCCGGGTGATGACGCTGGAGCGGCGCACGGTGCGCACGCACCTGTCCCATATCTACCGGAAGATGGGGGTGCACTCGCACGTGGAGGCGGTGGTGCTCGCCCTGCGCGCGGGGCTCGTGGAGCTGTGA
- a CDS encoding trehalase family glycosidase: MSAAPAPLPVATATARLAFELLMSLDLDGDGRLTQRDAGLAREAGLRFAVDLELGPGVRLELAGAERLAHAADVLAEMVLEDRGDEPGLPLERLLESRTTAMRKLLDRGWEGLVRRSDRAVDLKKALEVMPVKDPQGRARVYVPARDRQALKKLRAEARRVGGLETVPLHKPRGAEDWRTLMREPGMLYLPRPYIVPGGRFVQMFGWDSYFNARGALSSGRAELARDMLENQLYEIEHYGKIPNSNLSYHLSRTQPPLMPRLALEVHAARSDRRLLKRVARVAEMEWEEVFRTGPRATPGGLSRYLDDADGPDAEDLSAFYDGARPDDAGFHRHDRAIRESGWDMCHRFATATHHHEPVCLNSLLFQYEMDLATVWRRLEGEGSTRAARFTRAARARARTMRARFWDAERGLFFDHDFVAGRRSSYESLATFYPLWTGWASREEAASVAAALPRFLHDGGLTASTRASREAAGGENLQWDWPFGWAPHQVIAVEGLRRYGFHAEADAVAYRWLSMVLDIAGSHNGLIKEKYDVVRCSAEVPVEYGNQGADRGALLASRNERTLGFAWTNASVLLLLGGLSPGLREALDAGIPADRVLGPKELVGSGGPRGKRAA; the protein is encoded by the coding sequence GTGAGCGCGGCCCCGGCGCCCCTGCCCGTCGCCACGGCCACGGCGCGTCTGGCTTTCGAGCTGTTGATGTCCCTGGATCTCGACGGCGATGGGCGGCTCACGCAGCGCGACGCCGGTCTGGCGCGCGAGGCGGGGCTGCGCTTCGCGGTGGATCTGGAGCTGGGCCCGGGCGTGCGGCTGGAGCTGGCCGGCGCGGAGCGGCTGGCGCATGCCGCGGACGTGCTCGCCGAGATGGTGCTCGAGGACCGGGGAGACGAGCCCGGACTGCCCCTGGAGCGCTTGCTGGAGTCGCGCACCACGGCGATGCGCAAGTTGCTGGACCGGGGCTGGGAGGGGCTCGTGCGCCGCTCGGACCGGGCCGTGGATTTGAAGAAGGCCCTCGAGGTGATGCCCGTGAAGGATCCCCAGGGCCGCGCGCGCGTGTACGTGCCCGCGCGTGACCGCCAGGCGCTCAAGAAGCTGCGCGCCGAGGCCCGCCGCGTCGGCGGCCTGGAGACGGTGCCGCTGCACAAGCCTCGCGGTGCCGAGGACTGGCGCACCCTCATGCGCGAGCCGGGCATGCTCTACCTGCCCCGGCCCTACATCGTCCCGGGCGGCCGCTTCGTGCAGATGTTCGGCTGGGACAGCTACTTCAACGCCCGGGGCGCCCTGTCCTCCGGCCGCGCCGAGCTCGCCCGGGACATGCTCGAGAACCAGCTCTACGAGATCGAGCACTACGGGAAGATTCCCAACTCCAACCTCAGCTACCACCTGTCGCGCACCCAGCCGCCGCTCATGCCCCGGCTGGCGTTGGAGGTGCACGCGGCGCGCTCGGACCGGCGGCTGCTCAAGCGCGTGGCCCGCGTGGCCGAGATGGAGTGGGAGGAGGTCTTCCGCACCGGACCCCGCGCCACGCCTGGCGGGCTGTCGCGCTACCTGGACGACGCCGACGGGCCCGACGCCGAGGACCTGTCCGCCTTCTACGACGGCGCGCGGCCGGATGACGCCGGGTTCCACCGCCATGATCGGGCCATCCGCGAGAGCGGCTGGGACATGTGCCACCGCTTCGCCACCGCCACCCACCACCACGAGCCGGTGTGCCTCAACTCGCTCCTGTTCCAGTACGAGATGGATCTGGCGACGGTGTGGCGGCGGCTCGAGGGGGAGGGCAGCACGCGCGCGGCCCGCTTCACCCGGGCGGCGCGGGCCCGGGCGCGCACCATGCGCGCGCGCTTCTGGGACGCCGAGCGGGGCCTCTTCTTCGATCATGACTTCGTGGCCGGACGGCGCTCGAGCTACGAGAGCCTCGCCACCTTCTACCCGCTGTGGACGGGCTGGGCCTCGCGCGAGGAGGCCGCCAGCGTGGCCGCCGCGCTCCCGCGCTTCCTGCACGACGGCGGACTGACCGCGAGCACCCGCGCCTCGCGCGAGGCCGCCGGGGGCGAGAACCTGCAGTGGGACTGGCCCTTTGGCTGGGCACCGCACCAGGTCATCGCCGTGGAGGGCCTGCGCCGCTACGGCTTCCACGCCGAGGCCGACGCGGTGGCCTACCGCTGGCTGTCCATGGTGCTGGACATCGCCGGGAGCCACAACGGCCTCATCAAGGAGAAGTACGACGTGGTGCGCTGCTCGGCCGAGGTCCCCGTCGAGTACGGCAACCAGGGCGCGGATCGCGGCGCGCTCCTGGCCTCCCGGAACGAGCGCACCCTGGGCTTCGCCTGGACGAACGCCTCGGTGCTCCTGCTGCTCGGCGGCCTGTCGCCCGGGCTGCGCGAGGCGCTCGACGCCGGCATCCCCGCGGATCGGGTGCTGGGCCCCAAGGAGCTGGTGGGTTCGGGTGGTCCCCGCGGCAAGCGCGCCGCCTGA
- a CDS encoding serine/threonine protein kinase, which produces MSSAYRLTGRIEAGELAELYDAVEESGGAGVVIKLFHPKTSDPRYATTLASTYSVLNPLRSEGIVHVLDVGFVRNRLVVVREAVEGSNLGVALQRLNTKEVLLPPGLALSLVIQLLESVERAHAEGIVHGALTPGNVLLSRSGVPHVCDFGALHALLAVPELKRAFVGRGRSAYRAPEVGRGGEPDVLSDVYSIGAIAYELLTLREAVMPEGGISTRRAGLPPPSRLDRRVHARLDPLILRALEPTPTRRFRSCAEFATALRGFLSNQGGLPGAEEQRRFMAELLPNPVSFGASGPVPFTEPFSLTPISGVSLAQVSADALDKSVVMRPSFSPALSDADTMDAPPAFEEYSGSFDNSPAPAPSEPVAHSAHAPSGHPTLDRTGSADTHIRERPLLHPAEVRSAEREDDTPSIVSKSPLGVSGDDAPTWVAPPGAAPIKSRRATATQGPPREGTRIGKNPRLRVVEDYSRPVARPDTDDLIETAPLRSRPALAPVRVAAPPPEPEPVLPAPTAPEMPAVIAERQRMLTEERNLLEDTWSRRRMLAVASAVALVGLACFALGVWKYSQPPPVDTDPKVDAVSGAVEQYLQGPPPPEEPSAPPSAVPTPAPEPPAASSLEPAPAASKANLAWITLEANRPARAYIDGVRVKRPLPLVHYPLKPGLREVTVETLRSPRQREVFQLRLERGEHKKVEQIFPAPRRR; this is translated from the coding sequence ATGAGCAGCGCCTACCGGTTGACTGGACGTATCGAGGCCGGCGAGCTCGCCGAGCTGTATGACGCCGTGGAGGAGTCCGGTGGCGCCGGGGTGGTCATCAAGCTCTTCCACCCGAAGACGTCGGATCCTCGCTACGCCACCACGCTCGCCTCGACGTACAGCGTGCTCAACCCGCTGCGCTCCGAGGGCATCGTCCACGTGCTGGACGTGGGCTTCGTGAGGAACCGGCTCGTCGTGGTGCGCGAGGCGGTGGAGGGGTCCAACCTGGGCGTCGCGCTGCAGCGGCTCAACACCAAGGAGGTCCTCCTCCCGCCGGGCCTCGCGCTCAGCCTCGTCATCCAGCTCCTCGAGTCCGTGGAGCGCGCCCACGCGGAGGGCATCGTCCATGGAGCCCTCACCCCGGGCAACGTGCTGTTGTCGCGCTCGGGCGTGCCCCACGTGTGCGACTTCGGGGCGCTCCACGCGCTCCTGGCGGTGCCTGAGCTCAAGCGCGCCTTCGTGGGCCGCGGCCGCAGCGCCTACCGGGCGCCGGAAGTGGGGCGGGGGGGAGAGCCCGACGTGCTCTCGGACGTGTACTCCATCGGCGCCATCGCCTACGAGCTGCTCACCCTGCGCGAGGCCGTCATGCCCGAGGGGGGCATCAGCACCCGCCGCGCCGGACTGCCTCCACCCAGCCGTCTGGATCGGCGCGTCCACGCCCGGTTGGATCCCCTCATCCTGCGCGCCCTGGAGCCCACGCCCACGCGGCGCTTCCGCTCCTGCGCGGAGTTCGCCACCGCGCTGCGCGGCTTCCTGTCCAACCAGGGCGGACTGCCCGGCGCCGAGGAGCAGCGCCGCTTCATGGCGGAGCTGCTGCCCAACCCGGTGTCCTTCGGGGCCTCGGGCCCGGTGCCCTTCACCGAGCCCTTCTCCCTCACGCCCATCTCCGGCGTGTCCCTGGCCCAGGTGAGCGCGGACGCCCTGGACAAGTCCGTGGTGATGCGCCCCTCCTTCAGCCCGGCGCTCAGTGATGCGGACACCATGGATGCGCCGCCCGCCTTCGAGGAGTATTCGGGCTCGTTCGACAACAGCCCGGCCCCCGCGCCGTCAGAGCCCGTTGCTCACTCCGCCCACGCCCCCTCCGGGCACCCCACGCTCGATCGGACGGGCTCCGCGGACACCCACATCCGCGAGCGGCCGTTGCTCCACCCCGCGGAAGTCAGGTCCGCCGAGCGCGAGGACGACACGCCCTCGATCGTGAGCAAGAGCCCCCTCGGGGTCTCGGGGGATGACGCGCCCACCTGGGTGGCTCCTCCCGGCGCCGCGCCGATCAAGTCCCGCCGCGCGACCGCGACCCAGGGCCCGCCCCGGGAGGGGACGCGCATCGGCAAGAATCCCCGCCTGCGCGTGGTGGAGGACTACTCCCGGCCCGTCGCCAGGCCGGACACGGATGACCTGATCGAAACCGCGCCGCTGCGCTCGCGCCCGGCCCTCGCGCCGGTGCGCGTCGCGGCACCGCCCCCCGAGCCCGAGCCGGTGCTTCCCGCGCCCACCGCTCCGGAGATGCCCGCGGTGATCGCGGAGCGCCAGCGCATGTTGACCGAGGAGCGCAACCTCCTGGAGGACACGTGGAGCCGCAGGCGGATGCTGGCCGTGGCCAGCGCCGTCGCGCTGGTGGGCCTCGCGTGCTTCGCCCTCGGGGTGTGGAAGTACTCCCAGCCGCCCCCGGTGGACACGGATCCCAAGGTGGACGCGGTCAGCGGCGCCGTGGAGCAGTACCTCCAGGGGCCACCGCCCCCCGAGGAGCCCAGCGCTCCACCGTCCGCCGTCCCCACGCCCGCCCCCGAGCCTCCCGCCGCCTCCAGCCTCGAGCCCGCTCCCGCGGCCTCCAAGGCCAACCTGGCGTGGATCACCCTCGAGGCGAACCGCCCGGCGCGCGCCTACATCGATGGCGTGCGCGTCAAGCGTCCGCTGCCCCTGGTGCACTATCCGCTCAAGCCGGGCCTGCGCGAGGTCACCGTGGAGACGCTCCGCTCCCCGCGCCAGCGCGAGGTGTTCCAGCTCCGCCTGGAGCGCGGCGAGCACAAGAAGGTCGAGCAGATTTTTCCCGCCCCCCGCCGTCGCTGA
- a CDS encoding c-type cytochrome: MNRSFPLLVLLMALPAQAGDANHGKQVFTSACGHCHAAQPARNDPPGAKATDNLATWLASHKSSELRQWVKDPWAVNPKTLCDPRQLQPKDVDDLLSFLRGAQSPAPSAPAP, from the coding sequence ATGAATCGCTCCTTCCCGCTCCTCGTCCTCCTGATGGCACTTCCTGCCCAGGCAGGAGATGCCAACCATGGCAAGCAGGTCTTCACCAGCGCGTGCGGCCACTGCCACGCGGCCCAGCCCGCCCGGAATGATCCTCCGGGGGCCAAGGCCACGGACAACCTGGCCACGTGGCTGGCCTCGCACAAGAGCAGTGAGCTGCGTCAGTGGGTGAAGGACCCCTGGGCGGTCAATCCCAAGACGCTGTGCGATCCGCGGCAACTGCAGCCCAAGGACGTCGATGATCTGCTGTCCTTCCTGCGCGGTGCCCAGTCCCCTGCCCCTTCCGCTCCCGCGCCCTGA
- a CDS encoding pilus assembly PilX family protein, whose protein sequence is MKKVRAGRRSPRGMTLLIALAVISVVTAATLVSLRVVSQESELQGRERHSREAFFAAEAGLAEGREVLTMLLSKHSDFESETSAYQGKASNFTDVMFKLGTLMAAKPGFNNRGEVDEANFPGTGRSWYEVIPNTPYTLLPGTNQAVDPNYSVAGKELRAINNKPYLSYPEQRNVTYRVFVHDDEDEGAFVANDPRIDNNHAVWVVSVGEVRGTGEVVLARSVVRALVFADPVSPQTNVNNNQKVDGPINSGRPIPKPTKDIDLSQGTKL, encoded by the coding sequence ATGAAAAAGGTGCGCGCAGGCCGACGCTCCCCCCGCGGCATGACGTTGCTCATCGCGCTCGCGGTGATCTCGGTGGTGACGGCGGCGACGCTGGTCAGCCTGCGCGTGGTGAGCCAGGAGAGCGAGCTGCAGGGGCGCGAGCGGCACTCGCGCGAGGCGTTCTTCGCGGCGGAGGCGGGGCTCGCCGAGGGGCGCGAGGTGCTCACGATGCTGCTGTCCAAGCACAGCGACTTCGAGAGCGAGACCTCCGCCTACCAGGGCAAGGCCTCCAACTTCACGGACGTGATGTTCAAGCTGGGCACGCTCATGGCCGCCAAGCCGGGGTTCAACAACCGGGGCGAGGTGGACGAGGCGAACTTTCCGGGCACCGGACGGAGCTGGTACGAAGTCATCCCCAACACCCCCTATACGTTGTTGCCGGGAACGAACCAGGCGGTGGACCCCAATTACAGCGTGGCCGGCAAGGAGCTGCGCGCCATCAACAACAAGCCCTACCTGTCCTACCCCGAGCAGCGCAACGTCACCTACCGGGTCTTCGTGCACGACGACGAGGACGAGGGCGCGTTCGTGGCGAATGATCCGCGCATCGACAACAACCACGCGGTGTGGGTGGTGTCGGTGGGTGAGGTGCGGGGCACGGGCGAAGTGGTGCTGGCGCGCTCGGTGGTGCGCGCGCTCGTGTTCGCCGACCCGGTGTCGCCCCAGACGAACGTCAACAACAATCAGAAGGTAGACGGCCCGATCAACAGCGGCAGGCCGATTCCGAAGCCGACGAAGGACATTGACCTGTCCCAAGGCACGAAACTCTGA
- a CDS encoding cytochrome P450, translating into MPSTVAMVGMDRNPVSPQNLNNPIPLYHELREHEPVHWSEPLQAWFVTRYDDVMACFRDPRLSAERWKFFEYQIQGLEPETIREFMETTRDQMVMRVGPEHTRVRRQSGAGFTPMKLEEMRACIHHTMAALLEGVRERHWMNLAQEISYPLPTRVLAELLGVPAEDRERFRRWSDMLAEFAAPAAGASMLDTARRANQAMVEMKAYFLPLIEQRRAHPTPDALGMMVQAEALGHMTAGELVANAILLMFAGHTTTTDQLSNCVHDLLTHPEQLQVLREEPERVRSAVEESVRFHPAVPFVFRVAIADVELRGQRIRAGDVVFLGMAAANRDPRAFPEPDRFDITRDHSQHRHLSFGFGTHHCMGAGLARRELETGISLLLEHLPGLRLDETRPARLKCHSLNFRGFDVLPVRW; encoded by the coding sequence ATGCCGAGCACTGTTGCCATGGTGGGGATGGACCGCAATCCGGTCAGTCCGCAGAACCTGAACAATCCCATTCCGCTCTACCACGAGCTGCGGGAGCACGAACCGGTGCACTGGTCGGAGCCGCTCCAGGCCTGGTTCGTCACACGCTACGACGACGTGATGGCCTGCTTCCGGGATCCGCGCCTGAGCGCCGAGCGCTGGAAGTTCTTCGAGTATCAAATCCAGGGCCTGGAGCCGGAAACCATCCGCGAGTTCATGGAGACCACGCGCGACCAGATGGTCATGCGCGTGGGCCCGGAGCACACGCGGGTGCGCCGGCAGTCGGGCGCGGGCTTCACGCCCATGAAGCTGGAGGAGATGCGCGCCTGCATCCACCACACCATGGCGGCGCTGTTGGAGGGCGTGCGCGAGCGGCACTGGATGAACCTCGCCCAGGAGATCTCCTATCCGCTGCCCACGCGCGTGCTGGCGGAGCTGTTGGGGGTGCCCGCGGAGGATCGCGAGCGCTTCCGGCGCTGGTCGGACATGCTGGCGGAGTTCGCCGCGCCCGCGGCGGGGGCCAGCATGCTGGACACGGCGCGCCGGGCCAACCAGGCCATGGTGGAGATGAAGGCGTACTTCCTGCCCCTCATCGAGCAGCGCCGCGCCCACCCCACTCCGGACGCGCTCGGCATGATGGTGCAGGCGGAGGCGCTGGGCCACATGACCGCGGGCGAGCTGGTGGCCAACGCCATCCTGCTGATGTTCGCCGGACACACCACCACGACGGACCAGTTGAGCAACTGCGTGCATGATCTGCTCACCCACCCCGAGCAGCTCCAGGTGCTGCGCGAGGAGCCGGAGCGGGTGCGCTCCGCGGTGGAGGAGAGCGTGCGCTTCCACCCGGCGGTGCCCTTCGTCTTCCGCGTGGCCATCGCGGACGTGGAGCTGCGCGGCCAGCGCATCCGCGCGGGCGACGTGGTGTTCCTGGGCATGGCCGCCGCCAACCGCGACCCGAGGGCCTTCCCCGAGCCGGACCGCTTCGACATCACCCGGGACCACTCCCAGCACCGGCACCTGTCCTTCGGCTTCGGCACGCACCACTGCATGGGCGCGGGCCTGGCGCGCCGCGAGCTGGAGACCGGCATCTCCCTGCTGCTCGAGCACCTGCCCGGGCTGCGCCTGGACGAGACGCGGCCGGCGCGCCTCAAGTGCCACAGCCTCAACTTCCGCGGCTTCGACGTGCTGCCCGTGCGCTGGTGA